From one Trueperaceae bacterium genomic stretch:
- the rpsB gene encoding 30S ribosomal protein S2 → MSYLGMKQLLEAGVHFGHETKRANPKMKRYIFAERNGIFIIDLQKTLVESEKAFDFLKGVAQRGGTILFVGAKKQAQEILAAEARRCGMPYINERWLGGLLTNFKTIRTRVDRLKELEQMFEDESILRFTKKEQIDLGKEMHRLQRYLGGIRNMSRLPDALFVIDPTKEAIAVKEANKLGIPVVGLADTDSDPDVLDYIVPGNDDAIRSIQLITARLADLIVEVRGGVEEVVEPSPAADAERETLPAPVPEPERAIVEAATAADEEAFPEVEEEAVEEEAVED, encoded by the coding sequence ATGTCGTACCTGGGAATGAAGCAGCTCCTCGAGGCCGGCGTCCACTTCGGCCACGAGACCAAGCGCGCGAACCCGAAGATGAAGCGCTACATCTTCGCCGAGCGCAACGGGATCTTCATCATCGACCTGCAGAAGACGCTGGTCGAGAGCGAGAAGGCCTTCGACTTCCTCAAGGGCGTCGCCCAGCGCGGCGGCACGATCCTGTTCGTCGGGGCGAAGAAGCAGGCGCAGGAGATCCTCGCGGCCGAGGCGCGCCGCTGCGGCATGCCGTACATAAACGAGCGCTGGCTCGGCGGCCTGCTGACGAACTTCAAGACGATCCGCACCCGCGTCGACCGCCTCAAGGAGCTCGAGCAGATGTTCGAGGACGAGTCGATCCTGCGCTTCACGAAGAAGGAGCAGATCGACCTCGGCAAGGAGATGCACCGCCTCCAGCGCTACCTCGGCGGGATCCGCAACATGTCGCGGCTGCCTGACGCGCTCTTCGTGATCGACCCCACCAAGGAGGCGATCGCGGTCAAGGAGGCGAACAAGCTCGGCATCCCCGTCGTGGGGCTGGCCGACACCGACTCCGACCCCGACGTCCTCGACTACATCGTGCCGGGCAACGACGACGCGATCCGCTCGATCCAGCTCATCACCGCCCGCCTGGCCGACCTGATCGTCGAGGTGCGCGGCGGCGTCGAGGAGGTCGTGGAGCCGAGCCCCGCCGCGGACGCCGAGCGCGAGACGCTCCCGGCGCCGGTCCCGGAGCCGGAGCGCGCGATCGTGGAGGCCGCCACGGCGGCCGACGAAGAGGCGTTCCCCGAGGTGGAGGAAGAGGCAGTAGAGGAAGAGGCAGTAGAGGACTGA
- the tsf gene encoding translation elongation factor Ts, producing the protein MAVTTEMVKKLRAMTSAGMMDVKRALEDAGGDIDRAAELLRERGIAKADKKAGREAKEGVVGSYVHHNGKLAVLVEVNSETDFVARNDTFRELAKNLAMHVAMANPQYVRREDVPEDLVAAERAALRKQALEEGKPEAVADKIVEGRLNKFFSEVVLLDQPYVKDDKRTVGELVKEAAATLGENIQVGRFARIAVGE; encoded by the coding sequence ATGGCCGTTACGACCGAGATGGTCAAGAAGCTGCGGGCGATGACGAGCGCCGGCATGATGGACGTGAAGCGCGCCCTGGAGGACGCCGGCGGCGACATCGACAGGGCCGCCGAGCTCCTGCGCGAGCGCGGCATCGCCAAGGCCGACAAGAAGGCGGGACGCGAGGCCAAGGAGGGCGTCGTGGGCTCGTACGTCCACCACAACGGCAAGCTCGCCGTGCTCGTGGAGGTCAACAGCGAGACCGACTTCGTGGCCCGCAACGACACCTTCCGCGAGCTGGCCAAGAACCTGGCCATGCACGTGGCGATGGCGAACCCGCAGTACGTGCGCCGCGAGGACGTGCCCGAGGACCTCGTCGCCGCCGAGCGCGCGGCGCTCCGCAAGCAGGCGCTCGAGGAGGGCAAGCCCGAGGCCGTCGCCGACAAGATCGTCGAGGGCCGCCTGAACAAGTTCTTCTCCGAGGTCGTCCTGCTCGACCAGCCCTACGTCAAGGACGACAAGAGGACCGTCGGCGAGCTCGTCAAGGAGGCCGCCGCCACCCTGGGCGAGAACATCCAGGTCGGCCGCTTCGCCCGCATCGCAGTAGGCGAGTAG
- the pyrH gene encoding UMP kinase has translation MRRALLKLSGEFLAGPGGFGVSPEATTSLAREIAAAKASGVELALVVGGGNFWRGAQHGAHMDPATADYVGMLATVMNAIALQDALEAVGVDTRVQSAINIQEVAEPYIRRRALRHLEKGRVVIFAAGTGNPFFTTDTAATLRALEIEADMVLMAKNKVDGVYDADPRTNPGARRYKTLSYMDVLNNGLAVMDATAVSLCIDRGLPIRVFDIFAPGNLQHLLAGQEVGTLIAQDVETAFEVA, from the coding sequence TTGCGCCGCGCGCTGCTCAAGCTGTCTGGCGAGTTCCTCGCGGGACCAGGGGGTTTCGGCGTCTCCCCCGAGGCGACGACCTCCCTGGCCCGCGAGATCGCGGCGGCCAAGGCCAGCGGCGTCGAGCTCGCCCTCGTCGTCGGCGGCGGGAACTTCTGGCGCGGCGCGCAACACGGCGCCCACATGGACCCCGCCACGGCCGACTACGTCGGCATGCTCGCCACGGTGATGAACGCGATCGCGCTCCAGGACGCCCTGGAGGCGGTCGGCGTGGACACGCGCGTCCAGTCGGCGATCAACATCCAGGAGGTCGCGGAGCCGTACATCAGGCGCCGCGCCCTCCGGCACCTCGAGAAGGGCCGGGTCGTGATCTTCGCCGCCGGCACCGGCAACCCGTTCTTCACGACAGACACGGCGGCCACCCTGCGCGCGCTCGAGATCGAGGCCGACATGGTGCTGATGGCCAAGAACAAGGTCGACGGCGTCTACGACGCCGACCCGCGCACGAACCCCGGCGCCAGGCGCTACAAGACGCTGTCGTACATGGACGTGCTGAACAACGGCCTGGCCGTGATGGACGCCACGGCCGTGAGCCTCTGCATCGACAGGGGCCTGCCCATCCGGGTCTTCGACATCTTCGCGCCCGGCAACCTGCAGCACCTCCTCGCCGGCCAGGAGGTGGGCACGCTCATCGCGCAGGACGTGGAAACCGCGTTCGAGGTCGCCTGA
- the frr gene encoding ribosome recycling factor, which translates to MKTVLAETRERMQRSLEAFEQNIGSVRTGRANPAILSRVHVDYYGTSVPLPQIATVSSPDARTLVITPFDKSSLQAIEKAILESDLGFNPNNQGDNIFISVPPLTDERRRDLVKTVHHMAEEARVAVRNIRRDANERLKALQKEGGLSEDELRRAEADVQKATDEFIAKIDQRTKTKETDILAV; encoded by the coding sequence ATGAAGACGGTCCTCGCCGAGACCAGGGAGCGCATGCAGCGCTCGCTTGAGGCGTTCGAGCAGAACATCGGCTCGGTCCGCACCGGCCGCGCCAACCCGGCGATCTTGAGCCGCGTGCACGTCGACTACTACGGCACGTCGGTGCCCTTGCCCCAGATCGCCACCGTCTCCAGCCCCGACGCGCGCACGCTGGTGATCACGCCCTTCGACAAGAGCTCCCTGCAGGCCATCGAGAAGGCCATCCTCGAGAGCGACCTGGGCTTCAACCCGAACAACCAGGGCGACAACATCTTCATCAGCGTGCCCCCGCTCACCGACGAGCGCCGCCGCGACCTGGTGAAGACCGTCCACCACATGGCCGAGGAGGCCCGCGTCGCCGTGCGCAACATCCGGCGCGACGCCAACGAGCGCCTCAAGGCGCTGCAGAAGGAGGGCGGGCTCTCGGAGGACGAGCTCAGGCGCGCCGAGGCCGACGTCCAGAAGGCCACCGACGAGTTCATCGCCAAGATCGACCAGAGGACGAAGACGAAAGAGACTGACATCCTGGCGGTGTGA
- a CDS encoding phosphatidate cytidylyltransferase, translating into MSEPPAEPGADGTLRTRVAGGLAIFLAAMLVLWVGLPLLAPAFVLLAVVALSEYAELMRLRGVPVRKRSLFVAAVLTVPASLPSTYPGMPTLAGGVSWREALLVTFVIYVLVLEVAVPNRNSVHAAAFTVAGYLYVPFLLGYVITLRYTPDGHLGLWFLGIPLLSAIATDVGAYTLGSLFGRTPLAPRVSPRKTVEGAVGGLLLALLIVAGIALLARRVAGLELGVGTVVALTVVTSLAAQLGDLFESLLKRWAGVKDAGVLLPGHGGVLDRLDSLLFTFPVSYLFVTMLVVPYAT; encoded by the coding sequence GTGAGCGAGCCGCCAGCCGAGCCGGGCGCCGATGGCACGCTGCGCACGCGCGTGGCGGGCGGCCTGGCGATCTTCCTCGCCGCCATGCTCGTCCTGTGGGTCGGGCTGCCGCTCCTGGCGCCGGCGTTCGTCCTGCTGGCCGTCGTGGCGCTGTCCGAGTACGCCGAGCTGATGCGCCTGCGCGGCGTGCCGGTCAGGAAGCGCAGCCTCTTCGTCGCTGCCGTGCTCACGGTGCCGGCCTCGCTGCCCTCGACGTACCCCGGCATGCCCACGCTCGCCGGCGGCGTGAGCTGGCGCGAGGCGCTGCTCGTGACGTTCGTGATCTACGTGCTCGTGCTCGAGGTCGCCGTGCCGAACCGCAACTCGGTGCACGCCGCGGCGTTCACGGTCGCCGGGTACCTCTACGTGCCGTTCCTGCTCGGCTACGTGATCACCCTGCGCTACACGCCCGACGGCCACCTCGGGCTCTGGTTCCTCGGCATACCCCTGCTCTCCGCCATCGCCACCGACGTGGGCGCTTACACGCTCGGCTCGCTCTTCGGCCGCACGCCGCTGGCGCCCCGCGTCAGCCCGCGCAAGACGGTCGAGGGCGCGGTCGGCGGGCTCCTCCTCGCCCTCCTCATAGTCGCGGGCATCGCCCTGCTCGCCCGGCGCGTCGCCGGCCTGGAGCTGGGCGTCGGGACCGTCGTGGCGCTCACCGTCGTGACGTCGCTGGCCGCGCAGCTCGGCGACCTCTTCGAGTCGCTCTTGAAGCGCTGGGCCGGCGTGAAGGACGCGGGCGTCCTCCTGCCGGGCCACGGCGGCGTGCTCGACCGCCTCGACTCGCTGCTGTTCACGTTCCCCGTCAGCTACCTGTTCGTCACGATGCTGGTCGTCCCCTACGCGACCTAG
- a CDS encoding glutamine--tRNA ligase/YqeY domain fusion protein translates to MSAEDTTRLPPTAHHPPARVPREGQRQVAPNFITDVVDADIAAGRVTSVVTRFPPEPNGYLHVGHAKAICLNFGLAEDYGGVTYLRFDDTNPETEEERFVEAAIRDIEWLGFRPVEVRFASDYFPQLYAWALELIRRGLAYVDSSSEEEIRELRGTVTRPGRPGPYRERSVEENLDLFERMQAGEFPAGAHVLRAKIDLASPNMKMRDPILYRIVHAPHYRTGDRWKVYPLYDMAHPLSDAIEGVTHSLCTLEFENNREIYDWLLDNLIEGPRPHQYEFARLVLDHTVVSKRKLLRLVNEGHVTGWDDPRMPTLSALRRRGVPPAALRDFANRVGVAKASSRTDPQLLDHSVRDTLNTAAPRVLAVLDPLVVELTNLPAGQTVWLDAPYWPHDVPREGSRRVPLTREVVIEREDFALDPPRGYRRLAPGRAVRLRHGPVVRCDEVVTDDAGRVTRLRCTAFLDEVGAAPDGVKVWATIHWVSRERGVPFTARLYDRLFTAPDPEEGGDFLAHLNREALVERRGLVEPSVLDDDPETRYQFERLGYFWRDPVDGRGDELVFNRIVPLKDRYARRTAAGAPTGAVRRARDEEAPGGSPATDPARAAAAATLAARHGLRPNDADALAGSEELRRFFESAVDEGAPSGAAANLVVNEVARELRERGAGMRLTPAGLAGLARLLDEGKVTATVAKEVLAEAASTGADPAGLVAARGLDEALPEEEVRELVRRAVATHPDEVASYRSGKVGLKGFFVGQVMRGSGGRADPALVQRLVAEALDDR, encoded by the coding sequence ATGAGCGCCGAGGACACCACCCGCCTGCCCCCCACCGCGCACCACCCGCCCGCCAGGGTCCCGCGCGAGGGGCAGCGTCAGGTGGCGCCCAACTTCATCACCGACGTCGTAGACGCCGACATCGCCGCCGGGCGGGTGACCAGCGTGGTGACGCGCTTCCCGCCGGAGCCGAACGGCTACCTCCACGTGGGCCACGCCAAGGCGATCTGCCTGAACTTCGGCCTCGCCGAGGACTACGGCGGCGTGACCTACCTCCGCTTCGACGACACCAACCCCGAGACCGAGGAGGAGCGCTTCGTCGAGGCGGCGATCCGCGACATCGAGTGGCTCGGCTTCAGGCCGGTCGAGGTCCGCTTCGCCTCCGACTACTTCCCGCAGCTCTACGCCTGGGCCCTCGAGCTGATCCGCCGGGGCCTCGCCTACGTCGACTCCAGCTCCGAGGAGGAGATCCGCGAGCTGCGCGGGACCGTCACGCGGCCCGGGCGCCCGGGGCCCTACCGCGAGCGCAGCGTCGAGGAGAACCTCGACCTCTTCGAGCGCATGCAGGCCGGCGAGTTCCCCGCGGGCGCACACGTGCTGCGCGCGAAGATCGACCTCGCCTCGCCGAACATGAAGATGCGCGACCCCATCCTCTACCGGATCGTGCACGCGCCGCACTACCGCACCGGCGACAGGTGGAAGGTCTACCCGCTCTACGACATGGCGCACCCGCTCTCCGACGCTATTGAGGGCGTCACGCACTCCCTCTGCACCCTGGAGTTCGAGAACAACAGGGAGATCTACGACTGGCTGCTCGACAACCTGATCGAGGGTCCGCGGCCGCACCAGTACGAGTTCGCCCGCCTCGTCCTCGACCACACGGTGGTGAGCAAGCGCAAGCTCCTCAGGCTCGTGAACGAGGGCCACGTCACCGGCTGGGACGACCCGCGCATGCCCACGCTCTCCGCCCTGCGCCGGCGGGGCGTGCCGCCCGCGGCGCTCAGGGACTTCGCGAACCGCGTGGGCGTGGCCAAGGCGAGCAGCCGCACCGACCCGCAGCTCCTCGACCACTCGGTGCGCGACACCCTCAACACCGCGGCGCCGCGCGTCCTGGCGGTTCTCGACCCGCTCGTCGTCGAGCTGACGAACCTGCCGGCCGGCCAGACCGTGTGGCTCGACGCCCCCTACTGGCCGCACGACGTGCCGCGCGAGGGCAGCCGCCGCGTGCCGCTGACGCGCGAGGTCGTGATCGAGCGCGAAGACTTCGCGCTGGACCCGCCGCGGGGCTACCGGCGCCTGGCGCCGGGGCGCGCCGTGCGCCTGCGCCACGGGCCCGTGGTCCGCTGCGACGAGGTCGTGACCGACGACGCCGGGCGCGTCACGAGGCTGAGGTGCACGGCGTTCCTCGACGAGGTGGGCGCGGCGCCGGACGGCGTTAAGGTCTGGGCGACGATCCACTGGGTGTCGCGCGAGCGCGGCGTCCCGTTCACCGCGCGGCTCTACGACAGGCTGTTCACGGCGCCGGACCCCGAGGAGGGCGGCGACTTCCTCGCCCACCTCAACCGCGAGGCGCTCGTCGAGAGGCGCGGCCTCGTCGAGCCGTCCGTGCTGGACGACGACCCGGAGACCCGCTACCAGTTCGAGCGCCTCGGCTACTTCTGGCGCGACCCCGTCGACGGTCGCGGGGACGAGCTGGTCTTCAACCGCATCGTGCCGCTCAAGGACCGCTACGCCAGGCGGACCGCCGCCGGTGCGCCGACCGGGGCGGTCCGGAGGGCGAGGGACGAAGAGGCCCCGGGCGGGTCCCCGGCGACCGACCCTGCGCGCGCGGCGGCGGCCGCCACGCTGGCGGCGCGCCACGGGCTCAGGCCCAACGACGCCGACGCGCTGGCCGGCTCGGAGGAGCTGCGCCGGTTCTTCGAGAGCGCCGTGGACGAGGGCGCCCCGTCCGGCGCCGCCGCGAACCTCGTCGTCAACGAGGTCGCGCGCGAGCTGCGCGAGCGCGGCGCGGGCATGCGCCTCACGCCCGCCGGGCTCGCCGGCCTGGCGCGACTGCTCGACGAGGGCAAGGTGACCGCGACCGTCGCGAAGGAGGTCCTCGCCGAGGCCGCGTCCACCGGCGCCGACCCGGCCGGGCTCGTCGCCGCCCGCGGCCTGGACGAGGCCCTGCCGGAGGAGGAGGTCAGGGAGCTCGTGCGTCGCGCCGTGGCGACCCACCCAGACGAGGTCGCCTCCTACAGGTCCGGCAAGGTCGGCCTCAAGGGGTTCTTCGTCGGGCAGGTGATGCGCGGCAGCGGCGGACGCGCCGACCCGGCTCTGGTGCAGCGGCTGGTGGCCGAGGCGCTGGACGACCGCTGA
- the nagA gene encoding N-acetylglucosamine-6-phosphate deacetylase, whose protein sequence is MRDGGVSMPRLSGTLVLPGGAAPGAVELEGGRIARVEVAGEPGPAAGLPAPYVLPGFVDAHVHGGGGGDAMDGPDGVVTLARFHASRGTTTLLPTTITHPWPEVVRALEGIAAVRPASGGDGLPDVPGAHLEGPFISPDRLGAQPPHAVDPDPELVAEALALDVVRVVTLAPELPGALSAARAFAGAGVRVSVGHTLATAEQAEAVLDAVAEAGGVAGFTHLYNAMSQLGSRSPGAVGAALARGDAYAEVILDLHHVHGTAFRAALAAKPGRLLLVTDAMRAAGTDEGESELGGQTVVVSGGAARLRDGTLAGSVLTMDRALRNAVDCGLDLAAATALASTVPADYLGLRDRGRLAAGLRADVVVLGADLAVEEVFVAGRRL, encoded by the coding sequence GTGCGCGACGGCGGGGTGTCCATGCCCCGCCTGAGCGGGACCCTGGTGCTGCCCGGCGGCGCGGCGCCCGGCGCCGTCGAGCTCGAGGGCGGCCGCATCGCGCGGGTCGAGGTCGCCGGCGAGCCCGGCCCGGCCGCGGGCCTGCCGGCGCCGTACGTCCTCCCCGGCTTCGTCGACGCCCACGTGCACGGCGGCGGCGGGGGCGACGCGATGGACGGCCCCGACGGCGTCGTCACGCTCGCGCGCTTCCACGCCTCGCGGGGCACGACGACGCTGCTGCCCACGACGATCACCCACCCCTGGCCGGAGGTCGTGCGCGCCCTCGAGGGCATCGCCGCGGTGAGGCCGGCGTCCGGGGGCGACGGGCTGCCCGACGTCCCTGGCGCGCACCTCGAGGGCCCCTTCATCAGCCCCGACAGGCTGGGCGCCCAGCCACCGCACGCGGTGGACCCCGACCCCGAGCTCGTCGCCGAGGCGCTGGCGCTCGACGTGGTCAGGGTCGTCACCCTGGCGCCCGAGCTGCCGGGAGCGCTGTCGGCGGCGCGCGCGTTCGCCGGCGCCGGCGTGAGGGTCAGCGTCGGTCACACGCTGGCGACGGCCGAGCAGGCCGAGGCGGTGCTCGACGCCGTGGCGGAGGCTGGCGGCGTCGCCGGCTTCACGCACCTCTACAACGCGATGTCGCAGCTGGGCTCGCGGTCCCCGGGGGCCGTGGGCGCCGCCCTGGCGCGCGGCGACGCCTACGCCGAGGTGATCCTCGACCTGCACCACGTGCACGGGACGGCGTTCCGCGCCGCGCTGGCGGCGAAGCCGGGCCGCCTGCTGCTCGTCACCGACGCGATGCGCGCCGCCGGGACAGACGAGGGGGAGAGCGAGCTGGGCGGCCAGACTGTCGTGGTCTCGGGCGGGGCGGCGCGCCTGCGCGACGGCACGCTGGCCGGCAGCGTCCTGACGATGGACCGCGCCCTGCGCAACGCCGTCGACTGCGGCCTCGACCTGGCCGCGGCGACCGCGCTGGCCTCCACGGTGCCGGCCGACTACCTGGGCCTCCGCGACAGGGGCCGGTTGGCCGCGGGCCTGCGGGCCGACGTCGTCGTGCTTGGCGCCGACCTGGCGGTCGAGGAGGTCTTCGTGGCGGGCCGGCGGCTCTAG
- a CDS encoding DoxX family membrane protein: MPRTTYYPEPNISKVLFASRYMAPFWTVVRVYLGWLWLNAGWHKVTDPKWVGAEAGTAVSGFLNRALSLSVGDSPAVSGWYAWLVENVFLPAAPLMSYLVAFGELLVGVALIAGFLTGVVAFLGGLMNVAFMLAGTLSTNPVMFILATWIVLAWRIAGYYGLDYWVLPLLGAPANGFSRRRSAAAGSTVATS, from the coding sequence ATGCCTCGTACCACGTACTACCCGGAACCGAACATCAGTAAGGTCCTGTTCGCTTCGCGGTACATGGCGCCCTTCTGGACCGTCGTGCGGGTCTACCTCGGCTGGCTGTGGCTGAACGCCGGCTGGCACAAGGTGACCGACCCGAAGTGGGTCGGCGCCGAGGCCGGCACCGCGGTCTCCGGCTTCCTGAACAGGGCGCTGAGCCTCTCGGTCGGCGACTCCCCCGCCGTCAGCGGCTGGTACGCCTGGCTCGTCGAGAACGTCTTCCTGCCCGCCGCGCCGCTGATGTCCTACCTTGTCGCGTTCGGCGAGCTGCTCGTGGGCGTCGCCCTCATCGCCGGCTTCCTCACCGGCGTGGTGGCGTTCCTCGGCGGCCTGATGAACGTGGCGTTCATGCTGGCCGGCACGCTCTCCACGAACCCGGTCATGTTCATCCTCGCGACCTGGATCGTGCTGGCATGGCGCATCGCCGGCTACTACGGCCTCGACTACTGGGTCCTCCCGCTGCTCGGCGCGCCCGCGAACGGCTTCAGCCGCCGGCGCAGCGCCGCCGCTGGCAGTACCGTGGCGACGAGCTGA
- a CDS encoding serine hydrolase: MAEVTGMDTAATAALGERLEALERRLAGHGDPRFGEAPSADARLGVVALPLDGGSDADGAPVARRAYEAFTAASTIKVYVLQALLEAVAAGDHDLGDAVELRADDQVTGSGVLKVLSPGTSYPLLDVATLMIVVSDNTATNLLIDLLGVERIRQVVADHGWSGTHVRGKLQVASVVGDQKPTPSRTTPRDLADYFTRLWRGELLPEDLTALAMRIYARQQFTELGRAIGYDQYSAEVGDSSVVIASKSGSVRGVRNDAGVIALGEPGGERREVAVAVMTEGSPDRRFHPENLGAKVVGEAVAAVLDVLAPGAAGD, translated from the coding sequence GTGGCAGAGGTGACGGGCATGGACACGGCCGCCACGGCGGCGCTCGGCGAGCGGCTCGAGGCGCTGGAGCGCCGCCTGGCGGGCCACGGGGACCCGCGCTTCGGGGAGGCGCCGTCGGCGGACGCCAGGCTGGGCGTCGTGGCGCTGCCGCTCGACGGCGGGTCGGACGCCGACGGGGCGCCGGTGGCCCGCCGCGCGTACGAGGCGTTCACGGCGGCCAGCACCATCAAGGTCTACGTGCTCCAAGCGCTGCTCGAGGCCGTCGCGGCCGGCGACCATGACCTGGGCGACGCCGTCGAGCTGCGGGCCGATGACCAGGTCACGGGATCGGGCGTGCTGAAGGTCCTCAGCCCCGGCACCTCCTACCCGCTCCTCGACGTCGCGACGCTGATGATCGTCGTCTCCGACAACACCGCCACGAACCTGCTCATCGACCTCCTCGGCGTCGAGCGGATACGCCAGGTGGTGGCGGACCACGGCTGGTCCGGCACGCACGTGCGGGGCAAGCTGCAGGTCGCGAGCGTCGTGGGCGACCAGAAGCCCACGCCGAGCCGGACCACTCCGCGGGACCTCGCCGACTACTTCACCCGCCTGTGGCGGGGCGAGCTGCTGCCCGAGGACCTCACGGCGCTCGCCATGCGCATCTACGCGCGCCAGCAGTTCACCGAGCTCGGCCGGGCCATCGGCTACGACCAGTACAGCGCCGAGGTGGGCGACTCGAGCGTGGTGATCGCGTCGAAGAGCGGGTCGGTGCGCGGCGTGCGCAACGACGCCGGCGTCATCGCCCTCGGCGAGCCGGGCGGCGAGCGGCGCGAGGTCGCCGTGGCCGTGATGACCGAGGGCTCCCCTGACCGCCGCTTCCACCCGGAGAACCTGGGCGCCAAGGTGGTGGGCGAGGCCGTCGCCGCCGTCCTCGACGTCCTGGCGCCGGGGGCCGCTGGCGACTGA